The genomic DNA aaaTCAAGAGTTGCggaatcattttaatatattacgACAAAAACATTTGCTcataagatttatatatatccatgACCTACGTCTTGTAGATATGTTTTAATGATTGTAACTTATAAAGTGTTTACTTCCCGAGGGATACATATTGTTCATATTATAGTAAATGTaagcaaataaattaaaaaatcattcacttaaaaatgtagttttttttttatcaaccaccTAAAAATGtagctaattaattaataatcaagCTTTATAACACATCTCACAATTGTGTGTTTGGTACCATATATTGTTTTATCGTATTTAATTGGTtggttacaaacttacaaataATATGTTAAGATTTGGTGAGATTTAGAGTGATTTAGTGATTATTGCTTTTGACCatatttttttgcttgttcATGGGTCCTATGTGAGGTATTTCACAAGCTTAAATAATTATGGGGACTTATCCGTTGTtagataaactaaaataaaataaaataaaaaagatattaaaCCTCTTTTAACTCATTTTGCTTGTTAGGATAACTTTCATTTTCGATAAATATCATTCATGGATATATTTTGTTATGCACATATGCTAAAACCGAAATTGTATTAATGTGAGATTTGTTAGCATTTCGAACTCTCTCTATATCACAAAAGATGATATTTTAAgatgtttaaatataaatgcattatttatttataataacatttttcatAACTATCAATCAATagtatttcatgaaatttttaatttttcatttaatgattcttgAAACTTACAATTTcctaacattaattaataaaaatgtacaGAAAATCATCCTTTGTGATATAAAGGGAGTATTTCTCAAGGTTAATTAATTACTATGTGTTTATCCGTTCTTGGATAAATATGTTAATCCTCTTACATTTCCGATTATTTCATTTGTAAAGATAATTTTCATCATCGTCCACATATATTATTGTCTCATGTAAAAATCTatgtaaattgaaaatttttaatgtGTGATTTCTAAAAAACTAAAGTAGCTTTGACCTATTTgccaagtttttttatttgtattttgtgtgtttatcttaaaaaaaaatcgtttttttGATGAATgctaaataagaaaaattaagataGATGGTTACTGATATATACAGTTCTAtgtgtttttacattttttgtttcatatgtaaaaataattaaggaatGACTGATCTATAATCTTGAAATCAAGAGTTGCGATATCATCTTGAGATATATTACGATATGCTCTAATGATTGTAACTTTTTCATATTCCAGTAGATGTCAGcaaataaatgtttaaaatcatTCACCTAAATATGTAGCTAATTAGCTAAtaaccaagctttatataacACATCTCATAATTTATCAACATGTGATCATTTTTGGGTTCATATATTTTGGGTTTGCACAAaagctaagtttttttttgttttgctattcAAAATGTCATAGTCAGTAATGATTAAAATGGTGGCTAAAATAACTTTGAGTCCTAATTTAGTTGGTTGTCATATAGTATAGTAAACCATCATTAGTTGGTTATCAACTTATCATCATGTTGTCGattgaattttaaagaaagttTAATACCATCAATTTATCTGACAACTGAACCGGCTGAACTGGCCTGGTTCAGACGAGAAATAACTAAAGGCTAGGAAATTGAAGAATTTATTAGTAAAAGGAtgagttttgtaaataaagaaaataaaaagggtcgattataacatttattaaaagtaATGAACACACCGGTCTAACGGGTGCGTCGGTCGGCGAGAATGACGCTGTAAAAAACAAagggaaggaaaaaaaaaacacaaaaaattagaGGAATTATCATACGAGGAGACGCGCACCGGAGGAAGCATAGAGTCGATAAACCCAAAGCTTAGATGAACGGTGAGTTGACTTCTTTCCGATATTGACCCAATCATCTCTCGCCACGTCATTGGTTACTGCAATCCATACCCTGAACCGCCACCTTCTCTGTCTCCCAAATCGAAAACCTAATCCGATCGTCCTCTCCGACCTACATCCGCCGGAATAATACTTTTTGACAGtaagatttgtgtttttttaaattcctTTCAACCATTATTTCGGATTTTGGATTTATCAATTTAGTCACTGCGAGAGAATGAGACTGAGAAGTTTGGACATCTCAAAAAAAACCCGATTGGATGATGAATCTTGAATCTATGGGAAGGTGTGAATCTTTGATTCATCCTCAGGCTCATTCCAAACAAGGGTTTTGTttaaagctttgtttttgtattgatttttgaAAGCACTTGTTTTTGAGCTTTGTTCTATTCAATGTAAAACATTATAGGAAAGAAGACAACTTTTAGTAATAGGAGAGGCTCTTCTTGGTAGTTATATGAACACTGTGCAATAACTGCTGTGTATCTTTGTAaatcttttgtcttttgaaTTGCAGTGGACTTCAGGATTGATAATGGTGAAGCTGCTGGGATGATGATGGGGATTCCTGTTGAGCTTGAGGTTACTACCACggttgagaatcataatgaaatgGGTGAAAGCTCTGGTCAAGCAATGATTgagcaagatgatgatgatgatgacaaccATAATGAAATGGGTGACAATTCTGGTCAAGGTCAAGCAATGCTTGAGCAAGATGAGAAGGTGAATCCTGATTCTCTTCCTCTGGCAGTTGCAGATATGGCAGATAATCAAGGGGATGAGCCTTATGTTGGGCAGGAGTTCGAATCTGAAGCTGCTGCTCATGGGTTTTATAATGCGTATGCTACAAAAGTAGGATTCGTCATCCGTGTTAGTAAACTGTCACGGTCAAGGCATGATGGATCTCCCATTGGCAGGCAACTTGTTTGTAACAAGGAAGGCTACAGGTTGCCTAGCAAGCGGGATAAGGTTATTAGACAGCGAGCGGAAACAAGAGTCGGATGTAGAGCGATGATCttgattagaaaagaaaactctgGTAAATGGGTTATCACTAAGTTTGTCAAGGAGCATAATCATCCTTTGATGCCTGGGAGAGCTCGAAGGGGTTGCATTTATGATCAATATC from Camelina sativa cultivar DH55 chromosome 7, Cs, whole genome shotgun sequence includes the following:
- the LOC104699968 gene encoding protein FAR1-RELATED SEQUENCE 5-like isoform X1; the encoded protein is MNVDFRIDNGEAAGMMMGIPVELEVTTTVENHNEMGESSGQAMIEQDDDDDDNHNEMGDNSGQGQAMLEQDEKVNPDSLPLAVADMADNQGDEPYVGQEFESEAAAHGFYNAYATKVGFVIRVSKLSRSRHDGSPIGRQLVCNKEGYRLPSKRDKVIRQRAETRVGCRAMILIRKENSGKWVITKFVKEHNHPLMPGRARRGCIYDQYPNEHDKIQELMQQLAAEKKRAATYKRHLEMLFEQIEQHNESLSKRIQHIVDNVRNLEQRDHQQNHQV
- the LOC104699968 gene encoding protein FAR1-RELATED SEQUENCE 5-like isoform X2, whose translation is MDFRIDNGEAAGMMMGIPVELEVTTTVENHNEMGESSGQAMIEQDDDDDDNHNEMGDNSGQGQAMLEQDEKVNPDSLPLAVADMADNQGDEPYVGQEFESEAAAHGFYNAYATKVGFVIRVSKLSRSRHDGSPIGRQLVCNKEGYRLPSKRDKVIRQRAETRVGCRAMILIRKENSGKWVITKFVKEHNHPLMPGRARRGCIYDQYPNEHDKIQELMQQLAAEKKRAATYKRHLEMLFEQIEQHNESLSKRIQHIVDNVRNLEQRDHQQNHQV
- the LOC104699968 gene encoding protein FAR1-RELATED SEQUENCE 5-like isoform X3, with translation MMMGIPVELEVTTTVENHNEMGESSGQAMIEQDDDDDDNHNEMGDNSGQGQAMLEQDEKVNPDSLPLAVADMADNQGDEPYVGQEFESEAAAHGFYNAYATKVGFVIRVSKLSRSRHDGSPIGRQLVCNKEGYRLPSKRDKVIRQRAETRVGCRAMILIRKENSGKWVITKFVKEHNHPLMPGRARRGCIYDQYPNEHDKIQELMQQLAAEKKRAATYKRHLEMLFEQIEQHNESLSKRIQHIVDNVRNLEQRDHQQNHQV